Proteins found in one Melospiza georgiana isolate bMelGeo1 chromosome 1, bMelGeo1.pri, whole genome shotgun sequence genomic segment:
- the LOC131094630 gene encoding fatty acid-binding protein, adipocyte, translating to MCDHFVGTWKLLSSENFEDYMKELGVGFATRKMAGVAKPNVTISINGDVITIKTESTFKNTEVSFKLGEEFDETTADDRKTKNVITLENGVLKQVQKWDGKETIIKRKVVDGNLVVECTMNNVSCKRTYEKA from the exons ATGTGTGACCATTTTGTGGGCACCTGGAAGCTCCTTTCCAGTGAAAACTTTGAGGACTATATGAAAGAACTGG GAGTGGGGTTTGCTACCAGGAAGATGGCTGGTGTGGCCAAGCCTAACGTAACTATCAGCATCAATGGTGATGTGATTACCATCAAAACAGAAAGTACCTTCAAAAACACAGAGGTCTCTTTCAAGCTGGGTGAAGAGTTTGATGAGACCACAGCAGatgacagaaaaacaaag AATGTCATAACCCTAGAGAATGGTGTGCTGAAGCAGGTGCAGAAGTGGGATGGAAAAGAGACTATCATAAAGAGAAAGGTGGTGGATGGGAACCTGGTGGTG GAATGCACCATGAATAATGTTTCCTGCAAAAGAACCTATGAAAAAGCATGA
- the LOC131094642 gene encoding myelin P2 protein-like, with protein MCNRFVGTWKLISSENFDDYMKELGVGLAARKLGGLARPDVIISMKGDIVTIRTESTFKNTAISFKLGQQFDETTADDRKVRSVVTLEKGSLVQVQKWNGKETTIKRRLVDGKMVVEYAMKGVVCTRVYERV; from the exons ATGTGTAACCGATTTGTGGGAACCTGGAAACTCATCTCCAGCGAAAACTTTGATGACTATATGAAAGAATTGG GAGTGGGCTTAGCTGCCCGGAAACTAGGTGGCCTGGCAAGGCCTGATGTGATCATCAGCATGAAAGGGGACATAGTGACCATCAGAACTGAAAGCACCTTCAAAAACACAGCCATCTCGTTCAAACTGGGCCAGCAGTTTGATGAAACAACAGCAGATGACCGGAAAGTCAGG AGTGTTGTAACCTTGGAGAAAGGGTCATTGGTGCAAGTGCAGAAGTGGAATGGCAAAGAGACCACGATAAAGAGAAGACTTGTTGACGGGAAGATGGTGGTG GAATATGCCATGAAAGGGGTTGTCTGCACCAGAGTTTATGAAAGAGTGTGA